A single genomic interval of Adhaeribacter pallidiroseus harbors:
- a CDS encoding FRG domain-containing protein: MRTENDILVKSWEELQNALFHNSWDDKINRYRSSYVYRGMWNKDFELTTSLMRLGGDYSKLEAHLLRNFKKYAHRDAAPGNSLWNWLAVAQHHGLPTRLLDWTYSPFVALHFATNNLLNYDTDAVIWCVNYVRSNTHLPPVLKDAISAEGSNVFTPEVLEPVCSSLKELSAFQEEDYVLFLEPPSLDGRIVHQFALFAMMSTPTALLSDWLEEKPDLYFRIIIPARLKWEIRDKLDQANITERVLFPGLNGLSEWLRRHYTTI, from the coding sequence ATGCGCACGGAGAATGATATTTTGGTGAAATCCTGGGAAGAATTACAAAACGCGCTTTTCCATAATTCCTGGGACGATAAGATAAACCGCTACCGGTCGTCTTATGTGTACCGGGGCATGTGGAACAAAGACTTTGAACTGACCACCAGTTTAATGCGGCTCGGCGGCGATTACTCCAAACTGGAAGCGCATTTACTCCGAAATTTTAAAAAATACGCGCACCGCGATGCGGCCCCCGGCAACTCCTTGTGGAACTGGCTGGCCGTTGCGCAGCACCACGGCTTACCCACCCGCCTCCTCGACTGGACTTATTCGCCGTTTGTAGCGTTGCATTTTGCCACCAACAACTTATTAAATTACGACACCGACGCCGTGATTTGGTGCGTAAACTACGTGCGTTCGAACACCCATTTACCGCCGGTGTTAAAAGATGCTATATCTGCCGAGGGTTCCAATGTGTTTACCCCCGAAGTGCTGGAGCCGGTTTGCAGTTCTTTAAAAGAATTAAGCGCTTTTCAGGAAGAAGATTACGTGTTGTTTCTGGAACCGCCTTCGCTGGATGGCCGCATTGTGCACCAGTTTGCCTTATTTGCGATGATGTCTACGCCCACGGCTTTACTCAGCGACTGGCTGGAGGAAAAGCCGGATTTATATTTCAGGATTATTATTCCGGCGCGCTTAAAGTGGGAAATCCGGGATAAGCTGGACCAGGCTAATATTACCGAACGGGTTTTGTTTCCGGGCCTCAACGGATTAAGCGAATGGCTGCGCCGGCATTATACTACTATTTAA
- a CDS encoding molybdopterin-binding domain-containing protein has translation MKNLFSVLTLLTLLVFGGCKKEDDVKPIPTGDIDLGVYKNTLDPATGKTTREAVQCTIWMWKTDDRNLDLAASGSEIYLGRILDKNTNKYVSAEYGAIGINMKEKVVTGKYLVYVFINKSDQKGSQAYSYTNVEIKEDKKVSIRKTFSPDINTLQYEEWNTNK, from the coding sequence ATGAAAAATTTATTTTCTGTTCTCACCCTTTTGACTTTACTGGTATTTGGCGGCTGCAAAAAAGAGGATGACGTAAAACCTATTCCCACCGGCGATATTGATTTAGGTGTTTATAAAAACACCCTGGATCCGGCTACGGGCAAAACTACCCGCGAAGCCGTTCAATGCACCATCTGGATGTGGAAAACGGATGACCGCAATTTAGATTTAGCGGCTTCCGGATCAGAGATTTACCTGGGACGGATTTTAGATAAAAATACCAACAAATACGTGAGTGCCGAATATGGCGCCATTGGTATTAACATGAAAGAAAAAGTAGTAACGGGCAAATACCTGGTTTATGTTTTTATTAATAAGTCCGATCAAAAAGGCAGCCAGGCTTATTCTTACACCAACGTAGAAATCAAAGAAGATAAAAAGGTAAGTATCCGGAAAACCTTTAGCCCCGATATTAACACCTTGCAGTACGAAGAATGGAATACAAACAAATAA
- a CDS encoding ABC transporter permease, whose translation MNKVLAKFGPFFGLLFVIILFTILCPPQFNSFYNVKTILTQSVIVGIAAFGMTMIIISGGIDLSVGSQIALGTVVIATVMNLGAGPEASSVGGMLPLVAALAAIAACALCGLIIGSFIARFTIVPFIVTLGMMQIARGTAKWIGKEQTISTPPNWLQDLMLLDPEPSWLIFAPGVWITILLFVVLAVILKYTVFGRHIFAIGSNELTARLCGIKVNLNKALIYTVSALFTGIASVMQYSNLTVGDPTAANGMELDIIAAVVIGGGSLSGGEGSALGSIIGALIMAVLRNGCNMLGLPNYVQEIIIGFIIVGAVLIDRLKHRINA comes from the coding sequence ATGAATAAAGTTTTAGCTAAGTTCGGCCCTTTTTTCGGGCTTTTGTTTGTTATCATTCTGTTCACGATTCTTTGTCCGCCGCAGTTTAATTCGTTCTACAACGTAAAAACCATTCTGACGCAAAGCGTAATTGTGGGCATTGCCGCCTTCGGCATGACCATGATTATTATTTCGGGCGGCATTGATTTGAGCGTGGGCTCGCAGATTGCCTTGGGGACCGTAGTTATTGCCACGGTTATGAATTTAGGAGCCGGACCGGAAGCTTCGTCGGTAGGCGGGATGCTGCCTTTAGTGGCGGCTCTGGCAGCCATTGCGGCCTGTGCCTTGTGCGGGTTAATTATTGGTTCGTTTATCGCGCGGTTTACCATTGTGCCCTTTATTGTTACCCTGGGTATGATGCAGATTGCCCGTGGCACCGCCAAATGGATTGGGAAAGAACAAACTATCAGCACGCCACCTAACTGGCTGCAGGATTTAATGTTACTCGATCCGGAGCCATCGTGGCTGATTTTTGCGCCCGGCGTCTGGATTACGATCTTGCTGTTTGTGGTGTTGGCGGTTATTTTAAAATATACGGTATTTGGCCGCCATATTTTTGCGATTGGCTCCAACGAACTCACGGCCCGGCTCTGCGGTATTAAAGTTAATTTAAATAAAGCCTTGATTTATACCGTAAGCGCGTTGTTTACCGGCATTGCCTCGGTAATGCAATACAGTAACCTTACGGTAGGCGACCCCACGGCTGCCAACGGCATGGAACTCGATATTATTGCGGCGGTAGTGATTGGCGGAGGATCATTAAGCGGTGGTGAAGGCAGTGCTTTAGGTTCAATCATCGGCGCTTTAATTATGGCGGTTTTGCGGAATGGCTGTAATATGCTCGGTTTACCCAACTACGTACAGGAAATTATTATCGGCTTCATCATCGTGGGTGCCGTTCTGATTGACCGGTTAAAGCACCGCATCAACGCTTAA
- a CDS encoding Rpn family recombination-promoting nuclease/putative transposase — MKAKYINPYTDFGFKKIFGEEASKLLLIDFLNALLPEKNKITDLTFKNTEQLGEVDIDRKAIYDIYCENDKGEKFIVELQKAKQNYFKERTIFYSTFPIREQAERGEWNYNLKAVYCIGILDFTFADYEHAPQKNEVVHTIKLKNQNGQVFYDKLTYIYLEMPNFGKAETELATRLDKWLYFIKNLEDFQSIPAIFADEVFAQAFEKAELANLGPVELDKYESSLKIYRDLKGVIDTAFDEGKLEGKLEVAKALKESGVSGEVISKATGLSDDEIKRL, encoded by the coding sequence ATGAAGGCAAAATACATCAATCCTTATACGGACTTTGGTTTCAAGAAAATTTTTGGGGAAGAAGCCAGTAAACTGTTACTGATTGACTTTTTGAATGCGCTTTTACCAGAGAAAAACAAAATTACGGACCTGACTTTTAAAAATACAGAACAGTTGGGCGAAGTGGATATTGACCGAAAAGCCATTTATGATATTTACTGTGAAAATGATAAAGGCGAAAAATTCATTGTAGAACTGCAAAAGGCCAAGCAAAATTATTTTAAAGAAAGAACCATCTTTTATTCTACTTTCCCCATCCGGGAACAAGCCGAAAGAGGCGAATGGAACTACAACCTGAAAGCTGTTTACTGTATTGGTATTCTGGATTTTACCTTTGCCGACTACGAACATGCGCCGCAAAAAAACGAGGTAGTACATACTATTAAGCTGAAGAACCAAAACGGCCAGGTTTTCTACGACAAACTAACGTATATTTATCTGGAAATGCCCAACTTTGGGAAGGCCGAGACAGAACTGGCAACTCGTTTAGATAAATGGTTGTATTTCATTAAAAACCTGGAAGACTTTCAAAGTATCCCGGCCATTTTTGCGGATGAAGTATTTGCGCAAGCTTTTGAGAAGGCCGAATTAGCTAACCTGGGACCAGTAGAACTAGATAAATACGAGAGTAGCTTAAAAATATACCGCGATTTAAAAGGGGTGATAGATACCGCGTTTGATGAAGGTAAATTAGAAGGGAAGCTGGAAGTAGCCAAGGCTTTAAAGGAGAGTGGGGTTTCGGGGGAGGTTATTAGCAAGGCAACTGGGCTTTCAGACGATGAAATTAAGCGCTTGTGA
- a CDS encoding NUDIX domain-containing protein yields the protein MNEHENPWTTLSSKPIYENPWISVREDQVINPKGGRGIYGVVDFKNMAIGVVPLDAEGNTYLIGQYRYPLNEYSWEIPEGGGPHGIDALESAKRELKEETGYTAATWVDLGRIHTSNSVTSEFGYLYLAQDLTPGETEPEETEELVLKKVPLSEAVCMVMAGEITDGLSIAGILKADKLLNQGK from the coding sequence ATGAACGAACACGAAAACCCCTGGACGACGCTCTCTTCTAAACCTATTTACGAAAATCCCTGGATCAGCGTGCGCGAAGATCAGGTCATTAATCCCAAAGGCGGGCGCGGCATTTACGGAGTAGTGGATTTTAAAAACATGGCCATCGGCGTGGTACCCCTGGATGCCGAAGGCAACACCTACCTGATAGGCCAGTACCGCTATCCTTTAAACGAGTATTCCTGGGAAATTCCGGAAGGCGGCGGACCGCACGGCATTGATGCCCTGGAATCAGCCAAGCGGGAATTAAAAGAAGAAACCGGCTATACCGCCGCTACCTGGGTAGATTTAGGTCGCATTCATACCTCCAATTCAGTTACCAGTGAGTTTGGTTATTTGTATCTGGCCCAGGATTTAACGCCCGGCGAAACCGAGCCCGAAGAAACCGAAGAACTGGTTCTTAAAAAAGTACCTTTAAGCGAAGCCGTGTGCATGGTAATGGCCGGCGAAATAACCGATGGTTTAAGCATTGCCGGTATTCTAAAAGCAGACAAGCTGTTAAACCAGGGCAAATAA
- a CDS encoding aldehyde dehydrogenase (NADP(+)), which yields MTNNDKMTEATAKPKTFRGFNPAKGEYLPQEFTESTPEEVAAAVEKAEKGFTIYRKKSGAERADFLQKIGEEIIALGDTLLTLVQEESGLPAARLQGERGRTVGQLNLFAALLREGSWVDATIDKAIPDRQPLPKSDIRRMNIALGPVGIFGASNFPLAFSVAGGDTASALAAGCTVVVKGHPAHPGTSQLIADAIIRAAQATNMPEGVFALVHGESTAVGMALVEHPLIKAIGFTGSYRGGKALFDAANRRPEPIPVYAEMGSTNPVFILPGALQERADNLAQGVAASVTLGVGQFCTNPGLVVAQQSAEAEQFVTKTTEAFSSLAAGTMLTPNIKKAFDAGIARLTETAGISVLAKGIVNSSVCGGTPHFLQTDAATFLANPEIGEEVFGPSTVYISASSKTELMDIAHGLHGHLTATLQATPADLEEYADLIYILERKVGRLLINGFPTGVEVCASMVHGGPFPATTDSRTTSVGTAAIYRFSRPVCYQDFPDQVLPAELKNSNPLGIWRNVNGQQTQAAV from the coding sequence ATGACGAATAACGATAAAATGACCGAAGCTACAGCCAAACCTAAAACCTTCCGGGGTTTTAATCCGGCCAAAGGTGAATATTTGCCCCAGGAATTTACCGAAAGTACCCCGGAAGAAGTTGCCGCGGCAGTAGAAAAAGCCGAAAAAGGATTTACAATTTATCGGAAAAAATCCGGGGCCGAACGGGCCGACTTTCTGCAGAAAATTGGGGAAGAAATAATAGCTTTGGGGGATACGCTGTTAACCTTGGTGCAGGAAGAATCGGGATTACCGGCGGCCCGTTTGCAGGGCGAACGCGGCCGCACGGTAGGGCAATTAAATTTATTTGCCGCTTTACTCCGCGAAGGTTCCTGGGTAGATGCCACCATTGATAAGGCTATCCCGGATCGCCAGCCCTTACCAAAATCCGATATCCGGCGCATGAACATTGCCCTGGGGCCCGTAGGAATTTTTGGCGCGAGTAATTTTCCATTGGCGTTCTCGGTGGCGGGCGGCGATACGGCTTCAGCCTTGGCCGCGGGTTGCACCGTGGTAGTAAAAGGCCACCCGGCGCATCCGGGCACTTCGCAGTTAATTGCCGACGCTATTATTCGGGCCGCTCAAGCTACGAATATGCCGGAAGGTGTTTTTGCCCTGGTACACGGCGAGTCAACCGCCGTTGGCATGGCCCTAGTAGAGCATCCGTTAATCAAAGCTATTGGTTTTACCGGCTCGTACCGCGGCGGCAAAGCGCTATTTGATGCGGCTAACCGCCGTCCGGAACCTATTCCGGTGTACGCCGAAATGGGCAGTACCAATCCGGTTTTTATTTTACCAGGTGCCCTCCAAGAACGCGCCGACAATTTAGCGCAGGGAGTAGCCGCTTCGGTAACTTTAGGCGTAGGTCAGTTTTGCACCAATCCGGGTTTAGTAGTAGCGCAGCAATCGGCCGAGGCCGAGCAATTTGTTACTAAAACCACGGAAGCATTTTCCAGTTTAGCCGCTGGTACCATGCTCACCCCCAACATTAAAAAAGCCTTTGATGCCGGCATTGCCCGGCTCACCGAAACCGCCGGTATTTCGGTGTTAGCCAAAGGTATTGTAAACAGCAGCGTTTGTGGCGGCACGCCGCATTTCTTACAAACCGATGCTGCTACTTTTTTAGCTAATCCCGAAATTGGGGAAGAAGTATTTGGGCCTTCTACGGTGTACATTTCGGCCAGCAGTAAAACTGAATTAATGGACATTGCCCACGGTTTACACGGACACTTAACCGCCACGCTACAAGCCACCCCCGCCGATTTAGAAGAATACGCGGATCTGATTTATATCCTGGAAAGAAAAGTAGGTCGCTTGCTGATTAACGGTTTCCCGACGGGCGTAGAAGTATGTGCTTCCATGGTGCACGGCGGTCCGTTCCCCGCTACCACCGATTCCCGTACTACATCAGTCGGTACCGCGGCCATTTACCGGTTCAGTCGCCCGGTATGTTACCAGGACTTTCCGGACCAGGTTCTTCCGGCCGAATTAAAGAACAGCAATCCGTTGGGTATCTGGCGCAACGTGAACGGGCAGCAAACGCAAGCAGCGGTTTAA
- a CDS encoding sugar ABC transporter ATP-binding protein yields MLLSLENISKSFGPVKALKKVHLQVTQGEVHALIGENGAGKSTLMKILSGAYTPDSGTMQLAGQPYTPSSPAAGRDSGIAMIYQELTLAPHLSIEENIMLGLERSSFGFVQKQRQRVKEALNWLGQGHLDMGMPVNRLSLGKQQLIEIARALVIESRIVILDEPTSSLTAEDAQALFGVIRKLKENNISVIYISHFLEEVMEIADRYTVIRDGESITSGNVAEVTIPEIIRHMIGRSVEDLYPHIPHELGEPVLTVQNLVTMPYHKQVSFTLRRGEILGISGLVGAGRSETIRSVFGLEVVKNGQVKIKKHPELNAVYLNPGKALATDLDLLSENRKEEGLALNLSVAANITLSALKKYSKFGLLNLKKEYETAANWSEQMRIKCRDPKQAIGSLSGGNQQKACIARLLHHDSDIFFLDEPTRGIDVGSKAEIYRLIQTLAAAGKSIIVVSSYLPELLGVCDTLAVMYRGQMSEIKPVSSWTEHDIMLYATSGAGVNAY; encoded by the coding sequence TTGCTGCTTTCTTTAGAAAATATCAGTAAAAGCTTTGGGCCGGTAAAAGCGCTGAAAAAGGTGCACTTACAGGTAACACAAGGCGAAGTGCACGCCTTAATCGGGGAAAACGGGGCGGGTAAAAGCACGCTCATGAAAATTTTGAGTGGCGCTTATACCCCCGATAGCGGCACCATGCAATTGGCCGGACAGCCCTATACGCCTTCGTCGCCGGCGGCGGGCCGGGACTCGGGGATTGCCATGATTTACCAGGAATTAACGCTGGCTCCGCATCTGTCCATCGAAGAAAATATTATGCTGGGCCTGGAGCGTTCGTCGTTTGGGTTTGTGCAAAAGCAGCGGCAACGGGTAAAAGAAGCTTTAAACTGGTTGGGTCAGGGCCATTTAGATATGGGTATGCCGGTAAACCGACTGAGTTTAGGGAAACAACAGCTCATTGAAATTGCCCGCGCCTTAGTTATCGAATCCCGGATTGTGATCTTGGACGAGCCAACCAGTTCGTTAACCGCCGAAGATGCCCAGGCTTTGTTTGGGGTGATCCGGAAGTTAAAAGAAAATAATATTTCGGTGATTTACATCAGCCATTTTCTGGAAGAAGTAATGGAAATAGCCGACCGCTATACCGTTATCCGCGACGGCGAATCCATTACTTCCGGAAACGTAGCCGAGGTAACTATCCCGGAAATTATCCGGCACATGATCGGGCGTTCCGTCGAAGATTTATACCCGCATATTCCGCACGAATTGGGCGAACCGGTGCTTACGGTGCAAAACCTGGTTACCATGCCGTATCACAAACAAGTATCGTTCACGCTCCGGCGCGGCGAAATTCTGGGTATTTCGGGCTTAGTGGGCGCGGGCCGCTCCGAAACCATCCGCAGCGTTTTTGGGCTGGAAGTTGTAAAAAATGGCCAGGTTAAAATTAAAAAACATCCGGAGTTAAACGCGGTGTACCTTAATCCGGGCAAAGCTTTGGCTACCGATTTAGATCTGCTCAGCGAAAACCGGAAAGAAGAAGGATTGGCCTTAAATTTATCGGTGGCGGCTAATATTACGTTATCGGCGCTTAAAAAATACAGCAAATTTGGTTTATTAAATTTAAAAAAAGAATACGAAACCGCAGCTAACTGGTCGGAGCAAATGCGCATTAAATGCCGCGATCCCAAACAAGCCATTGGCAGTCTGTCCGGCGGGAACCAGCAAAAAGCCTGTATTGCCCGCTTGCTGCACCACGATAGCGACATCTTTTTCCTGGACGAACCTACCCGCGGCATTGATGTGGGCAGTAAAGCCGAAATTTACCGGCTAATTCAAACCTTGGCGGCGGCTGGTAAGTCGATTATTGTGGTAAGTTCTTATCTGCCGGAATTGTTAGGCGTTTGCGATACGTTGGCAGTGATGTACCGGGGACAGATGTCGGAAATTAAACCCGTAAGTTCCTGGACCGAGCACGACATCATGCTGTACGCTACTTCCGGGGCCGGTGTTAATGCATACTAA
- a CDS encoding DEAD/DEAH box helicase codes for MLFTDLQIIEPILKALQTEGYTHPTPIQERSIPILLNKHDLLGCAQTGTGKTAAFAIPIIQLLHNQQTPSKSYRPIKALILTPTRELAIQIDESFGAYGKYTNLRHRVIFGGVPQKAQTDALRAGVDILIATPGRLLDLMNQGFVSLQHLTMFVLDEADRMLDMGFVHDVKKIITKLPTKRQSLFFSATMPPEIVKLADTILVNPVKVEVTPVSSTANTIEQAVYYVEKNDKKPLLLHLLADSSIETALIFTRTKHGADRVAKDLNRAGIGAEAIHGNKSQNARQRALTNFKTRQTRVLVATDIAARGIDVEELTHVINFELPNVPETYVHRIGRTGRAGANGIAWSFCDAEEQAYLRDINKLIAKTIPVVHDHPYPMVPLAHTTAIASPVKSNLSNSRNAGNFKKAPRRWGNPVKAKS; via the coding sequence ATGTTATTTACGGATTTACAAATAATTGAGCCTATTTTAAAAGCTCTCCAAACCGAAGGATACACCCATCCTACCCCTATCCAGGAAAGATCGATCCCTATTTTATTAAACAAACACGATTTATTAGGTTGTGCCCAAACCGGAACCGGTAAAACGGCCGCCTTTGCCATACCTATTATACAATTGTTGCATAACCAACAAACCCCGAGTAAAAGTTACCGGCCCATCAAAGCCTTAATTTTAACGCCTACCCGGGAATTAGCTATTCAGATTGACGAAAGTTTTGGCGCTTACGGCAAGTATACCAACTTGCGGCACCGGGTAATCTTTGGCGGCGTGCCGCAAAAAGCCCAAACCGATGCTTTACGCGCTGGTGTAGATATCTTAATTGCGACTCCGGGCCGGTTGCTCGATTTAATGAACCAGGGCTTTGTTAGTTTACAGCATTTAACCATGTTCGTGCTGGACGAAGCCGACCGCATGCTGGATATGGGTTTTGTGCACGATGTGAAAAAGATTATAACGAAACTGCCTACTAAACGGCAATCATTATTCTTTTCGGCTACCATGCCGCCCGAAATTGTAAAACTAGCTGATACCATTTTGGTAAATCCGGTAAAAGTAGAGGTAACTCCGGTTTCATCTACCGCTAATACCATTGAACAGGCGGTTTATTACGTCGAGAAAAACGATAAAAAGCCTTTGTTGCTGCATCTGTTGGCTGACTCTTCTATCGAGACGGCTTTAATCTTCACCCGCACCAAACACGGTGCCGACCGGGTAGCGAAAGATTTAAACCGGGCTGGTATTGGCGCGGAAGCTATTCACGGGAACAAATCGCAGAACGCGCGGCAACGGGCGCTAACTAATTTTAAAACCCGACAAACCCGGGTGTTGGTGGCTACCGATATTGCGGCCCGCGGCATCGATGTAGAAGAATTAACGCACGTTATAAATTTTGAATTACCGAACGTACCCGAAACCTACGTACACCGGATTGGCCGGACGGGCCGGGCGGGAGCCAACGGCATTGCCTGGTCGTTTTGCGACGCCGAAGAGCAAGCTTACCTGCGGGATATTAATAAACTAATTGCTAAAACCATTCCGGTAGTGCACGATCATCCTTACCCAATGGTACCGCTTGCGCACACCACCGCCATCGCTTCGCCTGTTAAAAGTAATTTAAGTAACTCCAGAAATGCGGGAAATTTTAAAAAAGCACCGCGCCGGTGGGGCAATCCGGTTAAAGCCAAAAGTTAA
- a CDS encoding type II toxin-antitoxin system RatA family toxin — MKLVKFSETIIIQQGAEIVFDYTQDYSQRLTWDTFLKKADLIEGALKAAKGVKAYCVAKNGLGMETEYVSFNRPKVTAIKMTKGPFMFRSFSGSWTFKEIRASQTEVIFLYSFSLRFPFNLFTKRIKRILQSNVRQRLVDLKNCIEQEHPKA, encoded by the coding sequence ATGAAACTGGTTAAATTTTCAGAGACCATTATCATTCAACAAGGGGCTGAAATAGTATTTGATTATACCCAAGACTATTCCCAACGACTTACCTGGGATACTTTTTTAAAAAAAGCGGACCTTATAGAAGGGGCCTTAAAAGCGGCTAAAGGTGTTAAAGCTTATTGTGTGGCGAAAAACGGACTGGGAATGGAAACCGAGTATGTTTCCTTTAACCGCCCAAAAGTAACCGCTATAAAAATGACGAAAGGCCCGTTTATGTTCCGCTCTTTTTCAGGATCGTGGACCTTTAAAGAAATAAGAGCATCCCAAACTGAAGTAATTTTCTTGTATTCCTTTTCTTTACGTTTTCCCTTTAATCTTTTTACGAAACGCATCAAAAGAATTTTACAGAGTAACGTGCGTCAGCGCTTGGTGGATTTAAAAAACTGTATAGAACAAGAACATCCAAAAGCCTGA
- a CDS encoding fumarylacetoacetate hydrolase family protein, with protein sequence MKIYRLKTGILIEEEQSFYLSQDTDWDKFINQENLYQELNEEITRLRPETNGIRLIEEELLVPIVRQEIWAAGVTYYRSKNARMEESKDAGGGDFYDKVYDAERPEIFFKATAARTVGHLGTVHIRQDSTWDVPEPELTLFINSKGQIAGYTIGNDMSSRSIEGENPLYLPQAKTYDNSAAIGPCIYLTDTEINKDGNITLEIARKEKTVFSDTISINQIKRTHQELVEFLFRECSFSHGAYLMTGTGIVPPNDFTLKSGDEIRISIDPIGTLVNYVR encoded by the coding sequence ATGAAAATCTATCGCCTTAAAACCGGCATTCTCATCGAGGAAGAGCAATCGTTTTATCTTTCGCAGGATACGGACTGGGACAAGTTTATAAATCAGGAAAATCTGTACCAAGAGCTAAACGAAGAAATCACCCGGCTTCGACCGGAAACCAATGGGATACGGTTAATTGAAGAGGAATTATTGGTACCGATTGTGCGGCAGGAAATCTGGGCAGCGGGGGTAACGTACTACCGCAGCAAGAACGCGCGCATGGAAGAATCGAAAGATGCCGGCGGGGGCGATTTTTACGATAAAGTATACGATGCCGAACGCCCGGAAATATTTTTTAAAGCTACCGCCGCTCGCACGGTAGGTCACTTAGGCACCGTGCACATCCGGCAGGATTCTACCTGGGACGTGCCGGAACCCGAATTAACCTTATTCATCAACAGCAAAGGCCAGATTGCCGGTTACACCATCGGCAACGACATGAGCTCGCGCAGCATCGAAGGCGAAAACCCGTTGTACTTACCCCAGGCCAAGACTTATGATAACAGCGCGGCCATTGGCCCGTGTATATATCTCACCGATACCGAAATTAACAAAGACGGGAATATTACTTTAGAAATTGCCCGCAAAGAAAAAACAGTATTCTCGGATACCATCAGCATCAACCAGATTAAACGTACGCACCAAGAACTGGTAGAATTTTTATTCCGGGAATGCAGTTTTAGTCACGGCGCTTATTTAATGACGGGTACGGGCATTGTACCTCCCAATGATTTTACTTTAAAGAGCGGCGACGAAATCCGGATCAGCATTGATCCGATTGGGACCTTAGTGAATTACGTACGGTAA
- a CDS encoding ABC transporter substrate-binding protein, with amino-acid sequence MIINRNNFLKKSLALGFWALTATFTACNNNSSTSQESGSTAKAAGEPLKIAVIPKGATHNYWKSVHAGAMKAAKELGNVEVLWQGPQKEDDRQMQIQVVQNFISRGVNGIVLAPLDERSLVPPVKAALNRKIPVVIFDSDLAAKDYASYVATDNLAGGKLCAKRLAELTGGKGNIILLRYSEGSASTHAREEGFLAGMQEYAPNAKIVSSNQYAGATMEKAFQASQNLINRFANVDGVFCPNESSTQGMLRALQTAGKAGKVKLVGFDSNETLVAALNNGTIQGLALQDPFNMGYLGVKTAVSVIRGEKFEKHIDTGITMATKENINEPAIKTLLTPDLKTWLNE; translated from the coding sequence ATGATCATTAATCGGAACAATTTTTTAAAAAAATCCTTAGCCCTTGGCTTTTGGGCACTTACGGCAACTTTTACGGCTTGTAACAATAATTCCAGCACCTCGCAGGAAAGCGGCAGCACCGCCAAAGCCGCCGGCGAGCCGTTAAAAATAGCGGTAATCCCGAAAGGGGCCACCCATAATTACTGGAAAAGCGTACACGCCGGCGCCATGAAAGCGGCCAAAGAATTAGGCAACGTTGAAGTCTTGTGGCAAGGGCCGCAGAAAGAAGACGACCGGCAAATGCAGATTCAGGTAGTCCAGAATTTTATCAGTAGGGGCGTAAATGGCATTGTGCTGGCACCCCTCGACGAACGCAGCCTGGTGCCGCCGGTAAAAGCCGCTCTTAACCGGAAAATTCCGGTTGTTATTTTTGACTCGGATTTGGCCGCCAAAGACTACGCCAGTTATGTAGCTACGGATAACCTGGCCGGCGGAAAACTATGCGCCAAGCGGTTGGCCGAACTAACCGGCGGCAAAGGCAACATTATTTTGTTGCGCTACAGCGAAGGCTCAGCCAGTACGCACGCCCGCGAAGAAGGCTTTTTGGCCGGCATGCAAGAATATGCTCCCAATGCCAAAATTGTATCGTCGAACCAATACGCGGGCGCAACCATGGAAAAAGCTTTTCAGGCATCGCAAAATTTAATTAACCGCTTTGCCAACGTCGACGGCGTTTTCTGCCCGAACGAATCTTCTACCCAAGGCATGCTGCGCGCCTTACAAACCGCCGGTAAAGCCGGGAAAGTAAAGTTAGTGGGTTTTGATTCGAACGAAACCTTGGTTGCGGCGCTGAACAACGGCACCATTCAAGGGTTGGCTTTACAAGATCCGTTTAACATGGGCTACTTAGGCGTTAAAACCGCCGTCTCGGTAATCCGCGGTGAAAAATTTGAAAAACACATCGATACCGGTATTACCATGGCTACCAAAGAAAACATTAACGAACCAGCCATTAAAACCTTGCTGACCCCCGACCTGAAAACCTGGTTGAATGAATAG